TTGCTCACAGGGTGGAGTGCGTGGTGGTGCAGCTACTTTGTTCTACCCTTTGTGGCATTTAGAAGTTGAAAATTTATTAGTTCTTAAAAACAACACAGGAACGGAAGAAAATCGTATTCGTCATTTAGATTATGGCGTTCAGTTTAATGGCTTAATGTATCAACGTTTTCTAAAAGATGAAGATATTACTTTATTTTCACCACATGATACACCTGATTTATATGATGCCTTTTTTGTTGATCAAGAAGAATTTAAATGTTTGTATGAGAAATATGAGCAAAATGTTTTAATTAGAAAACACACTATTAAAGCCAGGGAATTATTTTCTAAGTTTATACAAGAACGTGCTAATACAGGTCGTATTTATTTACAAAATGTTGATCATTGTAATACCCATAGTGCATTTAATGCCAAACAAGCACCTATCAGACAATCCAATCTTTGCATGGAAATTACTCTACCAACTAAACCCTTATATTCAGTTCAGGATGAACAAGGCGAGATAGCGCTTTGTACATTATCAGCAGTTAATCTTGGCGCATTAGATTCTTTAGATGAGTTAGAAACATTAACTGATATTATTGTACGTTCATTAGATTGCTTACTTGATTATCAAAATTACCCAATTAAAGCAGCTGAATTTGCTAGTAAAAACCGTCGAACACTCGGTATTGGCGTAACTAATCTTGCTTATTATTTAGCCAAAAATGGTGCGAAATATTCTGATGGATCAGGTAATCAACTTGTTCATACAACCTTTGAGGCGTTACAGTATTATTCATTAAAGGCTTCAAATACGTTAGCAAAAGAATTAGGACCTTGTCCACTATTTTCTCAAACACAGTATTCACAAGGTATTATGCCTATTGATTCTTATAAAAAAGATATTGATGTGTTTTGTGATTGTAAATTAGAATTTGATTGGGATACACTACGTCAGGATATTACTTCTATAGGTCTTAGAAATTCAACTTTAACAGCACTCATGCCATGTGAAAGCTCGTCACAAATCTCTAATTCAACTAATGGAATTGAACCACCGAGAGGGTTTGTATCTATTAAACAGTCTAAAGATGGTATTTTAAAGCAAATTGTACCTGATTATGAATTATTAAAAAACCAGTATGAGCTACTCTGGGATATTAAAGATAATGATGGTTATCTACAACTTTGTGGGATTATGCAAAAATTTGTAGATCAGTCTATTTCTACTAACACACATTACGACCCTTCACAGTTTGAAGGTAATAAAGTACCAATGAAATTGTTTTTAATGGATTTGTTGAAAGCTTACAAATATGGTATTAAAACGCTTTATTATCATACAACTCGTGATGGTACTGGCAAAGATGTTTCGGAAAAAGAAGATGATAACAACTGTACAGACGGTATTTGTAAACTATAAAAGGAGTTTTCTAGTATGTCATATAGTATTTTTACCAAAAAAATAAGCAATACATTAATTGAGCCAATGTTTTTTGGTAATACAGTTAATGTAGCGCGTTTTGATAAGCAAAAATATAAAATATTTGAAAAGCTCACTGAAAAACAGCTTTCTTTTTTTTGGCGTCCAGAAGAGATTGACGTCTCTAAAGATAAGATAGATTTTGCTAAATTACTACCCAATGAAAAACATATTTTCATTTCTAATCTTCAATACCAAATCTTGCTAGATTCAGTACAAAGTCGTTCTCCTAATATTGCTTTTTTACCAATTGTGTCATTGCCAGAGTTAGAAAATTGGATTGAAACTTGGTCATTTTCTGAAACTATTCATTCACGCTCTTATACACATATTATTCGCGCTATTGTTAATGAACCAGGCATAGTATTCGATGATATTATGAAAATAGATGAAATTATTCAGCGCGCTGATAGCGTGTCTAAACACTATAATGAGTTAATTAAATGTACTCAGGCTTATTTATTACACGGCATAGGTAAATTTAAAGTTCAAGATAAAGAGATATTAATTGACTTGTATTGTTTAAAAAAACAACTTTATCTTACTATTGTGTCAGTTAATATTCTTGAAGCAGTGCAATTCTATGTTAGTTTTGCTTGTTCTTTTGCTTTCGCTGAGAGAAAGGTTATGGAGGGTAATGCTAAAATTATTAGAATGATTGCTCGTGATGAGGCTTTGCATTTAACAGGTACTCAACATATATTGAATTTGATGAGTGGTGGTAAAGATGATCCTGATATGAAAAAAATAGCAAAAGAATGTGAAAAGGAAGTAATTACC
This sequence is a window from Candidatus Vesicomyosocius sp. SY067_SCS001. Protein-coding genes within it:
- the nrdB gene encoding class Ia ribonucleoside-diphosphate reductase subunit beta — its product is MSYSIFTKKISNTLIEPMFFGNTVNVARFDKQKYKIFEKLTEKQLSFFWRPEEIDVSKDKIDFAKLLPNEKHIFISNLQYQILLDSVQSRSPNIAFLPIVSLPELENWIETWSFSETIHSRSYTHIIRAIVNEPGIVFDDIMKIDEIIQRADSVSKHYNELIKCTQAYLLHGIGKFKVQDKEILIDLYCLKKQLYLTIVSVNILEAVQFYVSFACSFAFAERKVMEGNAKIIRMIARDEALHLTGTQHILNLMSGGKDDPDMKKIAKECEKEVITMFKEACEQEKDWAEYLFRDGSMIGLNANMLKQYLEYITNVRIKALNLSPVFDECINPLPWINHWLDSDNVQVAPQETEITSYLVSAIDNTLDKQDFDFNSFKL
- the nrdA gene encoding class 1a ribonucleoside-diphosphate reductase subunit alpha: MNQDIKVTKRNGQQEFIDMEKIHRVVHWASQDLKGVSVSQVEINAQLAFFDGIKTEDIHETIIKSAADLISTDIPDYQYLAARLSIFHLRKKAFKSFTPPPFFEHIKKLTGLGIYDKDILNKYIKKEIEILGSYIDHWRDMNFSYVAVKQLEGKYLVQNRVTGEIYESPQFLYMLVGMCLFQEYEVSKRINIVKRFYDAVSLFKISLPTPIMAGVRTPTRQFSSCVLIETDDDLDSISATAGVIVKYISQRAGIGINGGKIRAIGSPIRGGEATHTGCIPFYKHFHTAVKSCSQGGVRGGAATLFYPLWHLEVENLLVLKNNTGTEENRIRHLDYGVQFNGLMYQRFLKDEDITLFSPHDTPDLYDAFFVDQEEFKCLYEKYEQNVLIRKHTIKARELFSKFIQERANTGRIYLQNVDHCNTHSAFNAKQAPIRQSNLCMEITLPTKPLYSVQDEQGEIALCTLSAVNLGALDSLDELETLTDIIVRSLDCLLDYQNYPIKAAEFASKNRRTLGIGVTNLAYYLAKNGAKYSDGSGNQLVHTTFEALQYYSLKASNTLAKELGPCPLFSQTQYSQGIMPIDSYKKDIDVFCDCKLEFDWDTLRQDITSIGLRNSTLTALMPCESSSQISNSTNGIEPPRGFVSIKQSKDGILKQIVPDYELLKNQYELLWDIKDNDGYLQLCGIMQKFVDQSISTNTHYDPSQFEGNKVPMKLFLMDLLKAYKYGIKTLYYHTTRDGTGKDVSEKEDDNNCTDGICKL